A genomic window from Cloacibacillus evryensis DSM 19522 includes:
- a CDS encoding ExbD/TolR family protein — protein sequence MSGRRNRRHAEIDITPLIDVLFMLIIFFVLTASFVQGKLDVQLPSGEGSSADTQGAVIVTVAADRKIFWDGREVTRVELKKLAAESKGREMLVAGDEKVPYGDIAGLLSLLRKEGVTSAGLMLSGEGAR from the coding sequence ATGTCGGGACGCAGAAATAGACGCCACGCGGAGATAGACATCACTCCGCTCATCGACGTCCTCTTCATGCTGATAATATTCTTCGTCCTCACGGCCTCCTTCGTGCAGGGCAAACTTGACGTTCAGCTCCCCTCAGGCGAGGGAAGCTCCGCCGACACACAGGGGGCGGTGATCGTCACCGTCGCCGCCGACAGAAAAATATTCTGGGACGGGCGCGAGGTGACGCGGGTAGAGCTTAAAAAACTTGCCGCCGAATCGAAAGGCCGTGAAATGCTGGTCGCGGGAGACGAAAAGGTCCCCTACGGCGACATCGCGGGGCTGCTCTCGCTGCTGCGTAAAGAGGGAGTCACCTCCGCCGGCCTCATGCTTTCGGGAGAGGGAGCGCGATGA
- a CDS encoding energy transducer TonB, with protein sequence MTLLSGERGRWTAALLISLLIHCALFFVFGGAKTEKEPEPIMNVKLVFAPASHGNSGGGDGGNQGKEKVRPQPQKEKPAAPVSQKVPVKKKKETPIKEISATPAKNKEIAAPAESLTGVPDETAAEAGGGSGGGSGAGTGTGSGSGTGSGSGSGPGMGPGSGGGIADVNTLEVTHKVLPDYPAFSRKRREEGTSVIVAAVENGRVQSAEIEKSSGYDRLDNAALRAVKEWRFRHDGYIRVRVPFIFKIR encoded by the coding sequence ATGACCCTTCTCTCCGGCGAACGGGGTCGATGGACGGCGGCGCTGCTCATCTCGCTGCTCATACATTGTGCTCTGTTCTTCGTCTTTGGCGGCGCAAAGACAGAAAAAGAGCCGGAACCGATAATGAACGTGAAACTCGTATTCGCCCCCGCCTCCCACGGAAACAGCGGCGGTGGCGACGGCGGGAACCAGGGAAAGGAAAAGGTCAGGCCGCAGCCTCAAAAAGAAAAGCCGGCGGCACCCGTATCACAAAAAGTCCCGGTGAAAAAAAAGAAAGAGACACCGATAAAAGAGATCTCCGCGACCCCGGCAAAGAACAAAGAGATCGCCGCACCGGCGGAGTCTCTTACAGGCGTCCCGGATGAAACGGCGGCGGAGGCAGGCGGCGGAAGCGGAGGAGGGAGTGGCGCCGGAACGGGAACTGGCTCAGGCAGCGGAACCGGTTCTGGCTCAGGCTCAGGTCCGGGCATGGGCCCCGGCAGCGGCGGCGGGATCGCCGACGTCAACACGCTCGAAGTGACGCACAAGGTACTGCCCGACTACCCCGCCTTCTCGCGCAAGCGCAGAGAAGAGGGGACCTCCGTGATCGTCGCCGCGGTGGAAAATGGCCGCGTGCAGAGCGCCGAAATAGAAAAGAGCAGCGGCTACGACCGCCTCGACAACGCCGCGCTGCGCGCGGTGAAGGAGTGGCGTTTCCGCCACGACGGATATATTCGAGTAAGGGTTCCTTTTATCTTCAAAATAAGGTAA
- a CDS encoding energy-coupling factor ABC transporter ATP-binding protein, which yields MSSPLYEIHDLKQSYGKGQPALDIAELSIRSSGITGLVGPNGSGKSTLLKVLSFLIPYKSGRIIFDGRPAEGREEAIRREVTYMLQDSYLLNRSVYENIAYGLKLRGNIPDIKVRVNESLIQVGLDPEKFAKRAWYQLSGGEAQRVALAARLALRPRVLLLDEPTANVDEASAQLVMEAAVSAAKEYGAAVIVATHDLAWLYEMSTDIVSLYRGQVVGSGAENLLQGKWNNSGGCMVREFTDGQAVFAYPPQTVRANAAMINPADVRIAAGRPRTAHEVNVIGGRIVQMTLERATGSVLVSTEVGGNVIKTRVEAAELDRLGLFPSQEVYLTFPYSAVRWIL from the coding sequence ATGAGCTCGCCGCTTTACGAAATACATGATCTGAAACAAAGCTATGGGAAGGGGCAGCCGGCCCTCGACATCGCGGAACTTTCAATAAGGAGCTCGGGCATAACCGGCCTCGTCGGCCCCAACGGCAGCGGCAAATCAACGCTGCTCAAAGTGCTCTCTTTCCTTATCCCATACAAAAGCGGCCGCATCATATTTGACGGCCGTCCGGCGGAGGGGCGTGAAGAGGCGATCCGCCGCGAAGTGACATATATGCTCCAGGATTCCTATCTGCTGAACCGTTCCGTCTATGAAAACATCGCCTATGGGCTGAAACTGCGCGGGAATATTCCCGATATAAAGGTCCGGGTAAACGAAAGCCTGATACAGGTGGGGCTCGATCCGGAAAAATTCGCCAAGCGGGCCTGGTATCAGCTCTCCGGCGGAGAGGCGCAGCGCGTGGCCCTCGCCGCCCGGCTGGCCCTCCGCCCGCGCGTCCTGCTGCTCGACGAGCCGACCGCCAATGTCGACGAGGCGAGCGCCCAGCTGGTGATGGAGGCGGCCGTCAGCGCGGCGAAAGAATACGGCGCCGCCGTTATCGTGGCGACACATGACCTCGCGTGGCTCTACGAGATGTCCACCGACATCGTGAGCCTCTATCGCGGCCAAGTCGTAGGCAGCGGCGCGGAAAACCTCCTGCAGGGCAAGTGGAACAATTCAGGAGGCTGCATGGTGCGGGAATTTACCGACGGGCAGGCGGTGTTTGCCTATCCGCCGCAGACGGTAAGAGCGAACGCGGCGATGATCAACCCAGCCGACGTGCGCATCGCCGCCGGCAGGCCGCGGACAGCGCATGAAGTGAACGTCATCGGCGGCCGTATCGTGCAGATGACGCTGGAGCGCGCCACAGGCTCGGTGCTGGTTTCGACGGAGGTCGGCGGGAACGTGATAAAAACGCGCGTGGAAGCGGCGGAGCTGGACCGCCTGGGGCTATTCCCCTCGCAGGAGGTCTATCTGACGTTTCCTTATTCCGCTGTACGCTGGATCTTGTAA
- a CDS encoding ABC transporter permease: MDFIVEGFIQAFRLLFSMDEETMNILFTTLRLTALSMGGILLMGLPLGFILGYFDFPGKRCVRTAVDTLLALPTVVIGLLVYAFISRRGPFGGWDLLFTVKGMAIGQIILGTPIVAAYTATAIEGLDDRLRQTLMTLGASGTRLAMTSLWEARFLVLVAALTAFGRIVGEVGSAMMLGGNIKWHTRTITTAITLETGKGDFALGIALGVILILISLILNISLTFLRRRTQN; encoded by the coding sequence ATGGATTTCATAGTTGAAGGATTTATACAGGCTTTCAGGCTCCTCTTTTCAATGGACGAGGAGACTATGAACATCCTTTTCACCACGCTGCGGCTGACGGCGCTCTCGATGGGCGGAATACTGCTCATGGGGCTGCCGCTGGGTTTCATTCTCGGGTACTTCGATTTTCCGGGCAAGCGCTGCGTCCGCACTGCAGTCGACACCCTGCTCGCCCTGCCGACGGTGGTCATCGGCCTGCTCGTTTACGCCTTCATATCGCGGCGGGGCCCCTTCGGCGGCTGGGATCTGCTCTTTACGGTCAAAGGCATGGCGATCGGACAGATCATCCTGGGGACGCCGATAGTGGCGGCCTACACGGCGACGGCGATCGAGGGGCTTGACGACCGGCTTCGCCAGACGCTGATGACGCTCGGGGCCTCGGGGACCAGGCTCGCGATGACGAGCCTGTGGGAGGCGCGCTTTCTTGTCCTTGTCGCCGCGCTGACGGCCTTTGGCCGCATCGTCGGCGAGGTCGGCTCCGCGATGATGCTCGGGGGCAACATCAAATGGCATACGCGAACGATAACCACGGCGATCACGCTTGAGACCGGCAAGGGAGACTTTGCCCTCGGCATCGCCCTCGGCGTGATCCTCATACTGATATCGCTCATTCTCAACATTTCGCTGACTTTCCTGCGCCGCAGGACGCAAAACTGA
- a CDS encoding substrate-binding domain-containing protein, translating into MRINRKGSIIALLLVVCLLAFGSLATAKAPVLRMATTTSTDNTGLLDYLAPILLKDTGIEIQWVSVGTGKALEYGRNGDVDVVLTHAPSQEDKFMAEGAGANRRKVMFNDFVLIGPANDPAGVKGKPVTEALATIAKKGQPLVSRADKSGTHTAELSLLKAAGVKDFDKAKWYVQTGQGMLKTINIADEQNGYALTDRGTFIKYEAGLKGKPGLVIVCEGDPELLNKYSVMAVSPLKHPNAKYDLALKYIDWITSSKVQKDIANFKVEGKQLFFPEAEIRSGH; encoded by the coding sequence ATGCGTATCAACAGGAAAGGCTCCATTATCGCGCTGCTTCTCGTCGTCTGCCTGCTTGCCTTCGGCTCGCTCGCGACGGCAAAGGCCCCCGTGCTTAGGATGGCGACCACCACCAGCACGGACAACACCGGATTGCTTGATTATCTCGCTCCCATTCTTCTTAAGGATACCGGCATCGAGATCCAGTGGGTCTCGGTCGGAACCGGCAAAGCTCTTGAGTATGGCCGCAACGGCGACGTCGACGTCGTGCTGACCCACGCGCCGTCCCAGGAGGACAAGTTCATGGCCGAAGGCGCCGGAGCCAACCGCCGCAAGGTCATGTTCAACGACTTCGTCCTCATCGGCCCCGCGAATGATCCCGCGGGCGTAAAGGGCAAGCCCGTCACGGAAGCTCTGGCCACGATCGCGAAGAAGGGACAGCCGCTTGTCAGCCGCGCCGACAAATCAGGCACGCACACGGCGGAGCTGAGCCTCCTCAAGGCGGCGGGAGTGAAGGATTTCGACAAGGCGAAATGGTATGTTCAGACCGGCCAGGGAATGCTGAAGACGATCAACATCGCCGACGAGCAGAACGGCTACGCGCTTACGGACCGCGGAACCTTCATTAAATACGAGGCCGGACTCAAAGGCAAGCCGGGACTCGTGATAGTCTGCGAGGGCGACCCCGAGCTGCTCAATAAGTACAGCGTCATGGCGGTCAGCCCCCTGAAGCATCCGAACGCCAAGTACGATCTCGCGCTCAAGTACATCGACTGGATCACCTCCTCAAAGGTGCAGAAAGATATCGCGAACTTCAAGGTCGAGGGCAAGCAGCTCTTCTTCCCCGAGGCCGAGATCCGTTCCGGACATTAA